Proteins encoded by one window of Tubulanus polymorphus chromosome 7, tnTubPoly1.2, whole genome shotgun sequence:
- the LOC141909221 gene encoding FMRFamide receptor-like, translating into MSLQGSSVFYLKSLAIADTVNCLSGIFGRELMLLSRGFPFGKVKYSPSYQNYYLHYYSVVDTIFQLTTNTSAWLLFAMSLDRYIAIRNPLSAKKLCTLKSARGVSAMVFILTILFDIPTYWDVEMFREKPGEKCSFVRQRLLLLKNKDYSLWYDFFFGKVVISVIPGTVVIICNIHMLFLLRRSFKDRQKLTQDKDPKNTNSSQGLQITITILVLNCVYFMEYVLGLINTIIPAIPNVKIRPFHSGQLIHAINAMINMFVYLGIRRGFAKTLIWCLTCGRAGKRL; encoded by the coding sequence ATGTCTTTGCAAGGAAGCAGTGTATTCTACCTCAAATCGCTTGCGATTGCCGATACTGTGAACTGTTTGTCGGGAATATTTGGACGGGAGTTGATGCTTCTGAGTCGCGGATTTCCATTTGGAAAAGTCAAATACAGCCCTTCGTATCAGAATTATTATCTGCACTATTATTCGGTGGTGGACACGATTTTTCAACTGACAACGAACACCAGCGCGTGGTTGTTATTTGCAATGTCGCTGGATCGCTATATCGCGATCAGAAACCCGTTGTCGGCGAAAAAGCTGTGCACGCTAAAAAGTGCACGCGGCGTTTCGGCCATGGTCTTCATCTTGACCATTCTATTCGATATACCGACCTACTGGGACGTGGAAATGTTTCGCGAGAAACCCGGAGAAAAATGTTCATTCGTGCGTCAAAGATTGttacttttgaaaaataaggATTACAGCCTGTGGTACGATTTCTTTTTCGGGAAAGTGGTCATAAGCGTTATACCCGGTACAGTTGTTATCATATGTAACATTCACATGTTATTTCTGTTACGCAGATCTTTTAAAGACAGGCAAAAACTAACCCAAGATAAAGATCCTAAAAACACGAACAGCAGCCAAGGTCTACAAATAACTATTACGATTTTAGTATTGAATTGCGTTTATTTCATGGAATACGTGTTGGGATTGATAAATACAATAATCCCGGCGATTCCTAACGTAAAAATACGCCCGTTCCATTCTGGTCAGCTTATACACGCGATAAACGCGATGATTAACATGTTCGTATATCTAGGAATCCGGCGAGGATTCGCCAAGACGCTAATCTGGTGTTTGACGTGTGGAAGAGCAGGAAAACGACTGTAA
- the LOC141908460 gene encoding transcription factor HES-1-like, whose protein sequence is MHLIHEKYKMEMESDSNLKENRDDSCADGFFQSSSERRKSSKPVMEKKRRARINASLLELKAILLEVMRKEGGRPANRMEKADILEMSVKHLRQIQRQQFTSAVSQDPSVLGKYSAGFNECATEVTRYLGSLEGLDVEIRARLLNHLANTMTNLKKISNPPTNPHVLGQMNRETPANILPNTTMPVNVPMTQGQQGVQLVPTRLPNGDLAFVIPQTMLNNSNQIPNCVLPIFNNGQNNGIATPTPVMGVPAMSMPQTPVMNTMVNQKSSPLEQKPMNMYCSPMPMRYSPVSPVESYSSSKENSPVNSANSLHMTPLNSNSHQINWIKNESSPPSGSNMCNLPETPKSTVTSSDTSPSTKSSASLGSSPSGFTTSPAASSSSGSPDKADTNRVTDPSDPCWRPW, encoded by the exons ATGCATTTGATACACGAGAAGTATAAGATGGAGATGGAATCTGACTCTAACCTGAAGGAAAACAGAGATGACTCCTGTGCTGATGGTTTCTTCCAAAGTTCATCTGAGCGTCGAAAG AGTTCAAAACCGGTTATGGAGAAAAAACGACGGGCTCGAATCAATGCTAGCCTATTAGAACTGAAAGCTATTCTGTTGGAGGTCATGCGCAAAGAG GGCGGAAGACCAGCCAATAGAATGGAGAAAGCTGATATCCTCGAAATGAGCGTAAAACATCTCCGGCAAATCCAACGACAACAGTTCACTA gtgCCGTATCGCAAGATCCGTCTGTACTCGGCAAATACTCGGCAGGATTCAACGAGTGCGCCACCGAAGTGACTCGATATCTGGGCTCGTTAGAAGGCTTAGACGTAGAAATACGAGCTCGCCTCCTGAATCATCTCGCTAATACGATGACCAACTTGAAGAAAATATCGAACCCGCCGACAAACCCACACGTGCTCGGACAGATGAACCGCGAAACACCGGCGAACATTTTACCGAATACAACGATGCCCGTAAACGTTCCTATGACCCAAGGTCAACAAGGAGTCCAACTCGTACCGACCAGGTTACCCAATGGTGATCTGGCATTCGTCATTCCGCAGACAATGTTGAACAACTCGAATCAAATACCGAATTGCGTGCTGCCAATCTTTAACAACGGACAAAATAACGGCATCGCAACGCCAACCCCGGTGATGGGGGTTCCTGCCATGTCGATGCCGCAGACGCCAGTAATGAACACTATGGTGAATCAGAAATCATCGCCATTAGAACAAAAGCCTATGAATATGTACTGTAGCCCGATGCCTATGCGTTACTCGCCCGTGTCCCCGGTCGAATCGTATTCCTCGTCGAAAGAAAATTCACCGGTTAACTCCGCCAACAGTCTGCACATGACACCGCTCAATAGCAACAGTCACCAGATAAACTGGATAAAGAACGAAAGCTCGCCTCCTAGCGGTTCAAACATGTGCAACCTCCCCGAAACGCCAAAATCAACCGTCACCTCATCCGATACATCACCGTCAACGAAATCGTCTGCTTCGCTTGGCTCGTCGCCAAGCGGCTTCACAACTAGTCCGGCTGCCAGTTCCAGTTCCGGTTCACCCGATAAAGCAGACACTAATCGCGTCACTGACCCCAGCGACCCCTGTTGGCGACCGTGGTAA